The following are encoded in a window of Flavobacterium sp. WC2421 genomic DNA:
- a CDS encoding DUF4270 family protein — protein MYKLLLLLFLGAVITSCNSDVDTGEFVVGSDYLSVNNKVILIDTLTVDVSTINLDSLITSSQKRILVGNYDDPYFGKVKSDSYFQLSSSGYTLNTDNSDTDAPNYVFDSIRMILRPDKYYYGDTTKVQTISIHRLLQKVKPNVDDTNFYNDSSLDFDSESLGSVSFRPKPHSKDSVVVNIKDVFGDALFQKIKKREITNFDEFTEYFRGLVIKTTTSGSSSIVGFNTASVLRLYYSKYLGNSDESLVKDFNILDATKQFNNISLDRSGTLIKDLPVFTDHLSSLQTGNNAFIQSGTGLACRIDFPNIKQLKYISDKGAIVDAQLIIKPISNSYSDSYPLVDSLRVFVADKLNRISGTLNSTGSATYAILNTDADEFNENIGYKVSIGTFLQNEMIKKSDSRLSLILTLPSISKAVDRLLVGDQKNSNNKIQLKIYYISY, from the coding sequence ATGTATAAGTTATTGTTGTTGCTTTTTCTTGGAGCTGTAATAACCTCTTGTAATTCTGATGTAGATACAGGAGAGTTCGTTGTTGGGTCGGATTATTTATCAGTAAATAATAAAGTTATATTGATAGATACTTTGACGGTTGATGTTTCGACAATTAATTTGGATTCATTAATAACGTCAAGTCAAAAAAGAATTTTAGTTGGAAATTATGACGATCCATATTTTGGGAAGGTAAAATCAGATAGTTATTTTCAATTGTCTTCGTCGGGGTATACTTTAAATACGGATAATTCTGATACTGATGCTCCAAACTATGTTTTTGATTCTATACGAATGATTTTGAGGCCTGATAAGTATTACTATGGCGATACTACTAAAGTACAAACAATTAGTATTCATCGATTACTTCAAAAAGTGAAGCCAAATGTTGATGACACCAATTTTTATAATGATTCCAGTCTTGACTTTGATTCTGAAAGTTTAGGTTCTGTTTCATTCAGGCCAAAACCCCACAGTAAAGATTCTGTTGTTGTAAATATTAAAGATGTTTTTGGAGATGCTCTTTTTCAAAAAATAAAAAAAAGAGAGATAACAAATTTTGACGAGTTTACTGAATATTTTAGGGGACTTGTTATAAAAACAACAACTAGTGGTTCTTCAAGTATTGTAGGTTTCAATACGGCTAGCGTACTCCGATTGTATTATTCAAAATATTTGGGAAATTCTGATGAGTCACTAGTCAAGGATTTTAATATTTTGGATGCGACAAAGCAGTTTAATAATATAAGTTTGGACAGAAGCGGTACTTTAATAAAGGACTTGCCAGTTTTTACAGACCACTTGTCTAGTTTGCAAACTGGAAATAACGCATTCATTCAATCTGGAACAGGCTTGGCATGTAGAATTGATTTTCCAAATATAAAACAACTGAAATACATTTCGGATAAAGGGGCAATTGTTGATGCTCAACTCATTATTAAACCCATAAGCAATTCCTATTCTGATTCCTATCCATTGGTAGATTCCTTACGAGTTTTTGTGGCAGACAAATTAAATAGAATTTCAGGTACTTTGAATAGTACGGGCAGTGCTACGTATGCTATTTTGAATACCGATGCTGATGAGTTTAATGAAAACATAGGGTATAAAGTATCTATTGGTACTTTTTTGCAAAATGAAATGATAAAAAAGTCTGATTCAAGGTTGTCATTAATTCTCACTTTACCAAGTATTTCCAAAGCAGTAGATCGATTACTAGTGGGAGATCAAAAAAATAGCAACAATAAAATTCAATTGAAAATTTATTATATTTCTTATTAA
- a CDS encoding DUF6268 family outer membrane beta-barrel protein: MRIKIYAALLFLFSILDISAQSSFSLELNTKTEPTEKITRNETEIGFGVLKNIGSEIKITNTLKYKKTGINYELEKYNLQDNLTDFSSFENNFEITYALNRKTSLNIEIKPTINFEENVGISDVNILGGLKINHIFNPSNSISIGTQRSTLFGKTTILPTFSFLHRMHQNMAIEIGFPNSQFSYSNNNKNTFLFKNNFQGAIYNLDTPEPNDNYNNATKMTYSQMATTLEYERSIDSSWSINFKGGYGFHNKYYLTDNKGDLKYDFNSNNGYIFNIGIKFKH; the protein is encoded by the coding sequence ATGAGAATAAAGATTTATGCAGCACTGCTGTTTCTGTTTTCAATTTTAGATATTTCTGCCCAAAGCAGTTTCTCTTTAGAATTAAATACAAAAACAGAACCAACAGAAAAAATAACTAGGAACGAAACCGAAATTGGGTTTGGTGTTTTAAAAAACATTGGTTCGGAAATTAAAATAACAAATACTTTAAAATACAAAAAAACAGGAATAAATTATGAATTAGAAAAATACAACTTACAAGATAACCTTACTGATTTTTCCAGTTTTGAAAATAATTTTGAAATTACATATGCTTTAAATAGAAAAACAAGCTTGAATATCGAAATTAAACCAACAATCAATTTTGAAGAAAATGTAGGGATTTCAGATGTAAATATATTAGGCGGACTAAAAATAAATCACATTTTTAATCCTTCAAACTCAATATCTATAGGTACTCAAAGAAGTACCCTTTTTGGAAAAACAACTATTCTGCCAACATTTTCATTCCTACATCGTATGCATCAAAATATGGCAATTGAAATTGGGTTCCCAAATTCACAGTTTTCATATTCGAATAATAATAAAAACACATTCTTGTTTAAAAATAATTTCCAAGGGGCTATTTACAATTTAGATACTCCTGAGCCAAATGACAATTATAATAACGCAACAAAAATGACCTATTCACAAATGGCAACAACACTTGAATACGAAAGAAGTATAGATTCTTCCTGGTCAATAAATTTCAAAGGAGGTTACGGATTCCATAATAAATATTATCTAACGGATAATAAAGGGGATTTAAAATATGATTTTAATAGTAACAACGGATACATTTTTAATATAGGTATAAAATTCAAACATTAA
- a CDS encoding Kelch repeat-containing protein, translated as MNSLKKGMLFTTLIMSLVLVSCSNDDDDDLVGNWIKKSSFDGPARSSATSFVIGSYAYVTTGYTGDEYLKDLWAYNSDGDYWEQKADFTGVERSAASGFELNSKGYVGLGYDGTNKLKDFYEYDPVSNSWTQKADFAGTARYSAVGFQAGGKAYFGTGYDGNYLKDFYQYSPTENTWTLVNGFSGNKRRGASIFVIDDKVYLGLGVNSGTYQVDFWMFDPATDIWTRKRDIDQDDDDDYSYNDDYVIVRSNASSFSMNGFGYVACGEGTRSVWEYDPTNDIWEERTSLEGSARTDATGFAINQRGFLLLGRSGSSYFDDSWEFKPLDEQSDDDN; from the coding sequence ATGAATAGTTTAAAAAAAGGAATGTTGTTCACCACACTTATTATGAGTTTAGTATTGGTAAGTTGTAGCAATGATGACGATGATGATTTAGTTGGAAACTGGATTAAAAAGTCCTCCTTTGATGGTCCTGCAAGATCCAGTGCAACAAGTTTTGTGATTGGTAGTTATGCATATGTTACAACAGGATATACAGGAGATGAATATTTAAAAGATCTATGGGCATACAATTCAGATGGCGATTACTGGGAGCAAAAAGCAGACTTTACAGGTGTAGAAAGAAGTGCGGCCTCGGGATTTGAATTAAATTCTAAAGGGTATGTAGGTCTTGGTTATGATGGGACGAATAAATTGAAAGACTTTTATGAATATGATCCAGTAAGTAATAGTTGGACTCAAAAAGCCGATTTTGCTGGGACAGCGCGCTATTCTGCAGTAGGGTTTCAAGCAGGTGGAAAAGCCTACTTTGGAACGGGATATGATGGAAATTACCTTAAAGATTTTTACCAATATAGCCCAACGGAAAACACTTGGACATTAGTAAATGGCTTTAGTGGAAACAAACGTAGAGGCGCAAGTATTTTTGTAATTGATGATAAAGTATACTTAGGGTTAGGGGTTAATAGTGGAACATATCAAGTAGATTTTTGGATGTTTGATCCTGCAACTGACATATGGACAAGAAAACGTGATATCGATCAAGACGACGATGATGATTATTCATACAATGATGACTATGTAATTGTAAGGTCTAATGCATCCAGTTTTTCAATGAATGGATTTGGATATGTAGCCTGTGGAGAAGGTACCAGATCCGTTTGGGAGTACGATCCTACAAACGATATTTGGGAAGAAAGAACGTCTCTTGAGGGATCTGCACGAACTGATGCAACAGGGTTTGCAATCAACCAACGTGGATTCCTATTATTAGGAAGGTCAGGATCTTCCTATTTTGATGATTCTTGGGAATTTAAACCATTAGACGAACAAAGCGATGATGACAATTAA
- a CDS encoding DUF4907 domain-containing protein, translated as MMTINLNNRFFWTTIQKNLFLVNKYTILLIFSFSLFISCNHTENLKVKSLKNDSGWGYIITKDEKIIIKQTVIPVISENKSFKTEEEALKVGNLVLQKLKDNLSPTVTKKDLFLLAIKT; from the coding sequence ATGATGACAATTAATTTAAACAATAGATTCTTCTGGACAACAATCCAGAAGAATCTATTTCTAGTAAACAAATACACTATTTTATTGATATTTAGTTTTTCTTTATTTATTTCGTGTAATCACACCGAAAATTTAAAAGTAAAATCTTTAAAAAATGATTCTGGTTGGGGATATATAATAACTAAAGATGAAAAAATAATTATTAAACAAACGGTAATCCCTGTAATAAGTGAGAATAAAAGCTTCAAAACCGAAGAAGAAGCCTTAAAAGTGGGTAATTTAGTATTGCAAAAACTGAAAGACAATTTATCCCCTACTGTAACAAAAAAAGATTTATTTTTATTAGCTATAAAAACCTAG
- a CDS encoding sensor histidine kinase, protein MRKQTNPHFLFNALNSIYSLAYKKSDLVPDAIVTLSEMMRYMLYETDNKTVFLEKEINYIKNYIELQKLRLNNIENIYINIHGETRNKYIEPLLLISFIENAFKYGTDYKGVAYVKIKISITENVLDFWIENKMENYKKDPENSGIGLTNIESRLDLLYPNSHQLTITETENNYSVHLNLILDQTQGTII, encoded by the coding sequence TTGAGAAAACAGACCAATCCACATTTTTTATTCAACGCTCTCAATAGCATTTATTCATTAGCTTATAAGAAATCTGATTTGGTTCCAGATGCCATAGTTACCTTATCCGAAATGATGCGTTATATGCTTTATGAAACAGATAATAAAACTGTATTTCTTGAAAAAGAGATAAACTACATTAAAAATTATATTGAACTACAAAAGTTACGACTTAACAATATTGAAAATATTTATATAAATATTCATGGAGAAACTAGAAATAAATATATAGAACCCTTACTTTTAATTTCTTTTATAGAGAATGCTTTCAAATACGGGACGGATTACAAAGGAGTAGCCTATGTAAAAATTAAAATTAGTATTACCGAGAATGTTTTGGATTTTTGGATAGAAAATAAAATGGAAAATTATAAAAAAGATCCTGAAAACTCTGGAATTGGACTAACAAACATTGAAAGCAGACTCGATCTTCTCTATCCAAATTCGCATCAACTGACTATAACTGAAACTGAAAATAATTATAGCGTACATTTAAATCTGATTTTAGATCAAACACAAGGAACCATTATCTAG
- a CDS encoding LytR/AlgR family response regulator transcription factor, with the protein MKCVIIDDEPLAVDLIKEFVSKVDSLELVNTFNNAIDAISIINQSNVDLIFLDIEMPHFSGIDFINAIDKKPLIIFTTAYSDYAVEGFNLGAVDYLVKPIPFHRFLKSVMRAQQIFNPQNVPTNTNLISAPEIEQDFMFVRAEYENVKLNFSDILYIEGLKDYVKIYTTDNKYTLTLISLIKLENLLSSKGFSRIHRSYIINIKHVKSIQKNKVVIAEKRIPISESYKSSFFERINL; encoded by the coding sequence ATGAAATGTGTTATTATAGATGATGAACCACTAGCGGTTGATTTGATTAAAGAATTTGTTAGCAAAGTAGATTCACTTGAACTTGTTAACACCTTCAACAACGCCATTGATGCAATATCAATAATCAACCAATCTAATGTAGATTTAATTTTTTTAGATATAGAAATGCCCCATTTTTCCGGTATTGACTTTATTAATGCAATTGATAAAAAACCATTAATAATATTTACCACAGCTTATTCTGACTATGCTGTGGAGGGTTTTAATCTTGGTGCTGTAGATTATTTAGTAAAACCAATCCCATTTCATAGATTCTTGAAATCAGTAATGAGGGCGCAACAAATTTTCAACCCACAAAATGTACCAACAAATACAAATTTGATTTCTGCACCTGAAATCGAGCAAGATTTTATGTTCGTAAGAGCTGAATATGAAAATGTTAAATTGAATTTTTCGGATATTTTATATATTGAAGGCTTGAAGGACTATGTCAAAATATATACCACTGACAACAAATATACTTTGACATTAATTAGCTTAATAAAACTCGAAAACTTACTTTCATCAAAGGGATTCTCTAGAATACATCGTTCTTACATCATTAATATAAAACACGTCAAGTCAATCCAGAAAAACAAAGTAGTAATTGCCGAAAAAAGAATACCTATTAGCGAAAGCTACAAGAGTTCCTTCTTTGAACGAATCAATTTATAA
- a CDS encoding gamma carbonic anhydrase family protein — protein sequence MLIKSVNGKTPLIPKDCYVAENATIVGEVSFGDSCSVWFNAVIRADVNFIKIGNKVNIQDGAIIHCTYKKHPTIIGNNVSIGHNAIVHGCTVHDNVLIGMGAIVMDNCIIESNSIVAAGAVITQNTVVSSGSIWAGVPAKKVKDIDQSNFAGEIERISNNYVMYSSWFKEEE from the coding sequence ATGTTAATAAAGTCGGTCAACGGAAAAACACCACTGATACCAAAAGATTGTTATGTTGCTGAAAATGCAACTATAGTCGGTGAGGTTAGTTTTGGTGATTCATGTAGTGTATGGTTCAATGCTGTTATTCGAGCAGATGTGAATTTTATTAAAATTGGTAATAAAGTAAACATTCAAGATGGTGCCATAATACATTGTACATATAAAAAGCACCCAACTATAATAGGTAATAATGTTTCCATTGGGCATAATGCTATTGTTCATGGCTGTACTGTACATGACAATGTTTTGATAGGTATGGGAGCGATTGTAATGGATAATTGTATTATTGAAAGTAATTCAATTGTTGCTGCTGGAGCTGTTATTACTCAAAATACAGTTGTTTCTTCAGGTTCGATTTGGGCTGGTGTTCCTGCCAAGAAAGTAAAAGATATTGATCAGTCTAATTTTGCAGGGGAAATTGAACGTATTTCTAACAATTATGTAATGTATTCCAGTTGGTTCAAAGAAGAAGAATAA